In Methylotenera sp. L2L1, the following proteins share a genomic window:
- a CDS encoding DNA polymerase thumb domain-containing protein yields the protein MQLNALYVDFNSYFASVEQQLVPELRGKPIGVLAVMAETTCCIAASYEAKAFGIKTGTLVSEARKLCPDIIFVEARPQAYVQYHHFLIELVESCTHVEKVLSIDEMVCKLTGSQQQPENALKLASKIKSTLAKKAGEFIRCSIGIAPNTFLAKVASNMQKPDGCVLIAPHELPQRLFGLELRDLNGIGKQMEARLNRYKITTVEQLYAANRQQLQVAWGSVEGERMYDKLRGIEPYYVKNARSSLGHSHVMPPEQRNEVGVRAVLHRLLQKACMRMRSYDLLATRISVKVKFRNKPSWQQESAISPTDNTLRLIEALETFMLNFPTIDAEPYAVGVSFSGLVTADEVARDLFQIAPLESEKKLNQAIDSLNAKFGKNTIYFGGAHEALKDAPMRIAFNHIPDMDVESDE from the coding sequence CCTGAGCTTAGGGGGAAGCCGATTGGCGTGCTCGCGGTGATGGCTGAAACCACTTGTTGCATTGCTGCGAGCTATGAGGCTAAAGCGTTTGGTATTAAAACCGGCACGCTGGTCAGTGAGGCACGCAAACTTTGCCCTGATATTATTTTTGTAGAGGCGCGGCCGCAAGCTTATGTGCAGTATCACCACTTTTTAATCGAGCTGGTGGAGAGTTGCACGCATGTAGAAAAAGTACTTTCTATTGATGAAATGGTTTGTAAGCTGACAGGTAGCCAGCAGCAACCAGAAAATGCGCTTAAATTAGCGTCCAAGATTAAATCCACATTGGCGAAAAAAGCAGGGGAGTTTATTCGTTGTTCTATTGGCATTGCTCCTAATACTTTTTTAGCAAAAGTAGCATCTAATATGCAAAAGCCAGATGGTTGCGTATTGATAGCACCGCATGAGTTACCTCAGCGCTTGTTTGGTTTAGAGCTGCGTGATTTAAACGGTATTGGTAAGCAGATGGAAGCACGCCTGAACCGCTACAAGATTACGACAGTCGAGCAGTTATACGCTGCGAATCGGCAGCAATTACAAGTGGCCTGGGGTAGTGTAGAGGGTGAGCGCATGTATGATAAATTGCGCGGTATTGAGCCTTATTACGTTAAAAATGCGCGTAGTAGTTTAGGTCACTCCCATGTGATGCCGCCTGAGCAACGCAACGAAGTTGGCGTAAGGGCGGTGTTGCACAGATTGCTTCAAAAAGCTTGTATGCGCATGCGCAGCTACGATTTACTTGCTACAAGAATCAGCGTTAAGGTGAAGTTTAGAAACAAGCCAAGTTGGCAGCAGGAGAGCGCAATTTCACCAACTGATAACACTTTACGCTTGATTGAAGCACTAGAAACTTTTATGCTGAATTTCCCTACAATCGATGCTGAGCCATATGCGGTTGGCGTGTCTTTTTCAGGGCTGGTCACGGCTGATGAAGTGGCGCGTGATTTGTTTCAGATCGCTCCGCTAGAGAGTGAAAAGAAGTTAAATCAGGCCATTGATAGCCTTAACGCAAAGTTTGGAAAAAACACGATTTACTTTGGCGGCGCGCATGAGGCGCTCAAAGATGCACCGATGCGTATCGCGTTTAATCATATTCCTGATATGGATGTAGAAAGTGATGAGTAA
- a CDS encoding glycine zipper 2TM domain-containing protein: MRNFKLNVVNGMRVTMAAPALIAAVFATPALADDQYIDTARVISVTPQTERINVPQQECRTEYQQQSYSQDGNSITGAVIGGIAGGLLGNTVGRGTGRVAAAAVGAGVGAIAGDRIANSRQNVVTRTVPVQTCYQVDQWQTVNAGYFVTYEYNGRTYNTVTTEHPGRYVDVSVAVAPNRYATSQISYIAPDHRRDGQWRGHRGHGKQDWRDNRRNDRYDRDDRRYY, encoded by the coding sequence ATGCGTAATTTTAAGTTGAACGTTGTCAATGGCATGCGTGTAACGATGGCTGCGCCTGCATTAATTGCGGCAGTGTTTGCAACGCCAGCGTTAGCTGATGATCAATATATTGATACTGCCCGCGTGATTTCAGTAACGCCGCAAACAGAACGTATCAACGTGCCACAACAAGAGTGCCGCACAGAATATCAACAGCAAAGTTACTCTCAAGATGGAAACTCAATCACTGGTGCGGTGATTGGTGGTATTGCGGGTGGTTTACTCGGTAATACTGTAGGTAGAGGCACTGGTCGTGTTGCCGCTGCCGCTGTGGGTGCAGGTGTTGGTGCCATTGCTGGTGACCGTATTGCAAATAGCCGCCAAAATGTGGTGACACGTACCGTGCCGGTTCAAACTTGTTATCAGGTAGACCAATGGCAAACGGTGAATGCAGGTTACTTTGTTACTTATGAATATAACGGTAGAACATACAACACCGTGACGACTGAACACCCTGGCCGTTATGTGGATGTGAGTGTTGCGGTAGCGCCAAACCGTTATGCGACTTCACAAATTAGCTATATTGCCCCGGATCATCGTCGTGATGGTCAATGGAGAGGCCATCGTGGACATGGTAAACAAGACTGGAGGGATAACAGACGTAATGATCGCTATGATAGGGATGACCGTCGTTATTACTAA